Sequence from the Sulfuracidifex tepidarius genome:
ATTACTGGTATTATCACATTGAAGAATGTAAAACCAATTGTGAAGTTTATAACGAGCCCTATGAGAGCTATTGCAACGAAACCTAATCCTAAAGAGAGACCGAGGAGAGAAAGTTCTGACAATACTTCGGTTATTCTCGGGTAGAACCCCTTTAATACGGCATATCCGACGAAGAAAAGCGTATAGGGAATTCCAAAGATGAGCAGCGGTTTAAGCAACGCAGACAAGACAGTGAGTAGAAGTATAATCGAAGAAGTATGAATAACCACTTCCATTGTTCCTACCTTCTGTTTCACGTCAAATGATTCTCTTGTTTCCTCCACTGCATCATTGAAAGAGTAGCCTTTAGACATAAGGTAATCTACGTGTTCTCTTACTGTGGAGAATTTATTCGATGTAGATTTCTCTTTATTTGTTTCCACAAGAAGTGATACAGCTGGTGTTATAAATGGTTTATCCAGCTTCTTTTCCCGATTTGTTTAATAATAAGCTGTGTCTCAAAAAAGTTTGTGTAGTGTAAGTGTAGCTGATTACTTCACTGTAAGGAAAGTCTGAGTAAACAAATTAGTTTTTTCAAACTTTGACTCAGATGAATTGTAATAATATAATATAAATATTATTTTATAATTACCTGTGTTTGATACAGTAAAGTTTATTGGTACTTTCCATTGCTGATTGTTAGAAAGCACTTTATATGAAGACGTTATGGTTTCGTTATCTCCAGTAGAGCTGTTCTGTAATATAACTGACAACTTGTAAAACATTGGCTTCCCTTCATGATTTTCAACCAGAACGTTATACTCGATTAATTGACCTGGTATAACGTTGCTCGTATATCCTCCTACAGCACCGTTCTCGTTAAGAAGCAACATCTCAGAGAAGCCTTGCTTTGTCTCTGCATGTATCACGATAACCCCGAAGGAGAAAACTGACATGACTATGAAGATACCTATTAAAATCCCCTTAAACGTGGTATCTCTATCTCTTTTTGAAACAAGAATACTATTTTTGAAAAGGTAGAACCATAAACGGTTATATAATGACTTAATTTTATTTCGAAATAGGTAAAACAACACAAGAATTATGGGTAAGGTCAGGAGTGAAGCGTATAGCTCTATCATTAAGAGGTCTTGTGAGGAATGGTATTCTAGACAAAGCGTATTATACTGCTGGATGAATTGTTGCATCTGATTCATTTAGACCACTGTCTACTTTTATAGTTAAAAAGCCTATTGAATATCCTAAAAGTGAAAAGAAGATAAGGAACGGCGATCCTAGGGTATACTTTGACCACTTGTAAACCTCACACGTTTCTCTGTTTACTTTCAGGAGAATACCTAAGTAAATTACTCCGATGAAAGGGAGCAAGAGTGAAGGATAGAAAATAGCAAGACTTACGGACATCAAGACAACGAATAGGACTGCGCTCACTCTCATTGTACCGTCCTTTATGACCCAGCTCTCTCCAGTAAATTCTCTGTACATTCTAGCTCCTATGGCAGACTCGATGTTCTGCTCTATATATGATTTCAGATTGTTTCTATGATAGTGATAAATTATATCTTGGGTATTAACTACGTACTTATAACCTGCTGCAGTTAGTTTCTTCAGAAGTTCATCCTCTTGCATGTAATTCATTTTTACGTTGAATCCTCCCACCTTAATCACGGCCTCCCTTCTGTAAATTGCCCCGTTAGCTGTAGCAAAGCCCTTACATAGGAACGCGTCTATGGCTTTCTGCATGAACGAAGAGTCGGGAGGAGCGAAAACCTTGGTGAAAACAACACCTATTTTCTCGTCCTTTTCCATTAGACTAACAGCGTAATCTATCCACCCAGGGGTTGCTACCATCGCATCGCTATCCAAGAAGGCTACGTATTTTCCTCTCGACTCTAAAACGCCCCGATTGTAAGCTATTCCCCTGCCCTTTCTTTTCTCTTCAATTACTCTGATTTTATATTTAGAGGAGAATTTATCAACTATTCTTAAGGTATCGTCTGTAGAATTTCCATCCACTACCAATATCTCAAAATTCCTGTAATTCAATCTCGAAATAGACTCCATTGTTTTTTCTACAGTCTTAGCAGAGTTTTTTGTAGCTACTACAATTGTTACTAGAGGATCCATGATCCACTTCTCCTTTACTAGTTAAAAAATATACATTATGTAGCCACTTTTTTAAAGCTGAACTCATTAATCATGTAAGTGTAACTTTTGAGTGATAACGATCCCTCTAAGGTAGGAAAACGGCTTGCTTCAAACTACATTAGCTTGTTTAAGGGAAGGCTTCTCTCTCACATGATAGGCTTCATTGGATCTATCATGGTCATCAGAATACTCATGCCACAGGACTATGGTATTCTCTCCCTTGCTATGTCTTTACCGTACCTTTTAGGTTCTTTAGGAAATGGAGGAGTTAACATAGCAGTAACTAGACTAGTAGCTAAGTACAGCGACGATGAATTTAGAGTGAAGAAATATATTTCGTCAGGGATCGCTTTCGACCTGCTCTTCGGCACTGCACTAGCCATTATTGGATATTTTCTAACCCCTTTTATTTTTACAACAATTTATGATAAGCCGTCCGTGATACCATATGCTCAGTTTGCGTCCTTGTTTTCAATTCCCTATTGGGGTTCAAGTTCCATATTTCAAGGTATTCTAGGCCTTGAAATGACGGAGGAGAACAGTAAAATGTGGATAGCTCATTATACTGTTCAAACAGTTTTAGGCATAGGATTAGCGTTATCTTTCCTCAGAGTATATGGAGTCGAAATAGCGTATATGCTAGCTTATTTAGCCATGATAATATACGGTATGAGTTTACTAATAAGAAAGTCATTACTGACGGTTCCCTCTCTCTCCTTCATGAAAGAACTAATCACCTTCGGCCTTCCTCTCACAATGACTTCAATTTCCTCAGTATTTGGAGGTATTTACTCTGTTTCTATAGTGAACAGGTTTTTCTCCATCTTCGAGGTATCTAACTTCACGGCTTCAAACAAAACAGGAGTTGTAATAGATACCTTGGTGAATCCTCTAGGTTATTCAATTCAACCGACACTTTCAAAGCTCGATTACTCAGATAAGGCTACTGTATCTACAATAATTAATAAGATATATAAATTAAATTTAATAATTAATCTTCCAGTTCTAATTGTTCTTGGTTACATGAGCTATCCGATAATTTTCATACTTGCAGGGCAGAGCTACACATTGGCACCTTTAATGTTGAAGCTTACGGTAATACGAATGATAGAATCAAATCTTCTAGGATATCCTGTATTTAATTCTGTGTTGACATATGCAGGTAAGGTCCGAACAGTGTCGAAGGTTAATACGTTAACGCAGATCATTTTTTCAGGTTTAATAACGGTTCTTGTACCGTTATATGGATATTGGGGATACTTCGTTGCGTCATGGGTGGATTTCATTCCAAGTTTCATTATATCGTTTCTTGCTCTAAGGGATCTGATCCCATCTTACAAGCCTCCAGTGAAGGAAACTGCAAAGGCTTTCTTAATAACCTCCGTTGTTCTCTCTCCCTTGCTATACCCAAGCATTATAGTAGTTCCCTTTTCGTTTCTATTCTTAATTATTTTGTTTAAACTGTACTCAGTAACGAAGGTTATATCTAAAG
This genomic interval carries:
- a CDS encoding DUF1616 domain-containing protein, producing MNQMQQFIQQYNTLCLEYHSSQDLLMIELYASLLTLPIILVLFYLFRNKIKSLYNRLWFYLFKNSILVSKRDRDTTFKGILIGIFIVMSVFSFGVIVIHAETKQGFSEMLLLNENGAVGGYTSNVIPGQLIEYNVLVENHEGKPMFYKLSVILQNSSTGDNETITSSYKVLSNNQQWKVPINFTVSNTGNYKIIFILYYYNSSESKFEKTNLFTQTFLTVK
- a CDS encoding glycosyltransferase, producing MMDPLVTIVVATKNSAKTVEKTMESISRLNYRNFEILVVDGNSTDDTLRIVDKFSSKYKIRVIEEKRKGRGIAYNRGVLESRGKYVAFLDSDAMVATPGWIDYAVSLMEKDEKIGVVFTKVFAPPDSSFMQKAIDAFLCKGFATANGAIYRREAVIKVGGFNVKMNYMQEDELLKKLTAAGYKYVVNTQDIIYHYHRNNLKSYIEQNIESAIGARMYREFTGESWVIKDGTMRVSAVLFVVLMSVSLAIFYPSLLLPFIGVIYLGILLKVNRETCEVYKWSKYTLGSPFLIFFSLLGYSIGFLTIKVDSGLNESDATIHPAV
- a CDS encoding oligosaccharide flippase family protein translates to MSDNDPSKVGKRLASNYISLFKGRLLSHMIGFIGSIMVIRILMPQDYGILSLAMSLPYLLGSLGNGGVNIAVTRLVAKYSDDEFRVKKYISSGIAFDLLFGTALAIIGYFLTPFIFTTIYDKPSVIPYAQFASLFSIPYWGSSSIFQGILGLEMTEENSKMWIAHYTVQTVLGIGLALSFLRVYGVEIAYMLAYLAMIIYGMSLLIRKSLLTVPSLSFMKELITFGLPLTMTSISSVFGGIYSVSIVNRFFSIFEVSNFTASNKTGVVIDTLVNPLGYSIQPTLSKLDYSDKATVSTIINKIYKLNLIINLPVLIVLGYMSYPIIFILAGQSYTLAPLMLKLTVIRMIESNLLGYPVFNSVLTYAGKVRTVSKVNTLTQIIFSGLITVLVPLYGYWGYFVASWVDFIPSFIISFLALRDLIPSYKPPVKETAKAFLITSVVLSPLLYPSIIVVPFSFLFLIILFKLYSVTKVISKEEINVIMKAVDSSSLKVMSPLLKRVFSV